One Amaranthus tricolor cultivar Red isolate AtriRed21 chromosome 1, ASM2621246v1, whole genome shotgun sequence DNA window includes the following coding sequences:
- the LOC130810007 gene encoding uncharacterized protein LOC130810007 has product MLIIFGYTNDLCIALQRKEQDIVNAIRLVSTTKNVLQKMRDEGCDNLLKKVITFCTKHEIDVPSMDAYYVPQGRGRRFVQQATNLHHFRVGIFLEVIDLHLQELDNCFNEINMELLTCMVSLSPQGNFSSFDKEKILKLASLYPEEFSCNDLTALDLQLDVFLDAMLNDQRNYN; this is encoded by the coding sequence ATGTTGATTATCTTTGGCTACACTAATGATTTATGTATTGCTTTACAAAGAAAGGAACAAGATATTGTTAATGCCATTAGACTTGTTAGTACTACAAAAaatgtgttgcaaaagatgagaGATGAAGGATGTGATAATCTCTTAAAAAAAGTTATTACATTTTGTACTAAACACGAGATTGATGTTCCATCTATGGATGCTTATTATGTGCCTCAAGGAAGAGGAAGACGTTTTGTTCAACAAGCTACAAATCTACATCATTTTCGGGTTGGAATCTTTTTGGAAGTAATTGATTTGCATCTTCAAGAGCTTGATAACTGTTTTAATGAGATTAACATGGAGTTACTTACATGCATGGTCTCTCTAAGTCCTCAAGGTAACTTTTCATCTTTTGATAAAGAGAAGATACTTAAACTTGCTTCTTTATATCCCGAGGAGTTTTCATGTAATGATTTAACGGCTCTTGATCTTCAACTCGATGTGTTCTTGGATGCTATGTTAAACGATCAAAGAAATTATAATTAG
- the LOC130810015 gene encoding uncharacterized protein LOC130810015, which produces MAMFGLFQRSTGQEETYGEPFPFDGSGSRMVFQWFGNGSISDLNNHQQNHKYDNNNNNLVVNVSISRKLSSSSSSKKSKAEDKQPNLREFLFKSMKSQGSFNETIDSPPSPLSSPLTQDVNMEVGGSSACDEPLDDDCDEPLDDDWVYDVELLPHDPRLRKNIMDYPPNERNPVRRAYILKKPCQPKTDVFPHKQVGGLRRFSVNWFKKWDWLEYSVEKDAAFCFACYLFKRDVEIYNGGDAFVNGGFKWWNKPDRFRKHVGGIKSAHNVAYEKYVNLRDAKKTSIEVVFDNASQAQMDSYHIRLNAFLTCLRFLLGQGLAFRGHDESEESNSRGNFLELLKWLGEKVDEVKQHTFQNGPKNCQLTSPKIQKDIINCCAKETTKRIIEEVGDGYFSILTDESSDVSQKEQLALVLRFVKRESGSAVERFLGIVHVGDTTALSLKNAILSLLMEYSLSPSMIRDQGYDGASNMRGEIYGLKTLIMNDTPRAYYIHCFAHQLQLALVAVAKKNDSCGWLFEVLANLLNVVGASCKRRDMIRKKQAQVVAQALEVGEIESGSGLNQKRGLSRPVDTRWRSHCT; this is translated from the exons ATGGCTATGTTTGGCCTATTCCAAAGATCTACTGGGCAGGAGGAAACGTATGGTGAACCGTTTCCATTCG ACGGTTCCGGTTCTAGGATGGTTTTTCAGTGGTTTGGGAATGGTTCGATTTCGG ATCTCAACAATCATCAACAAAATCACAAGTacgacaacaacaataacaatctcgTGGTAAATGTGTCAATTTCCAG gaaaTTGTCAAGTAGTTCAAGTTCAAAGAAGTCAAAAGCCGAGGATAAACAACCCAATCTTCGTGAATTCTTGTTTAAAAGTATGAAATCCCAAGGATCATTTAACGAAACCATTGACTCTCCTCCTTCTCCTTTAAGTTCTCCTCTAACTCAAGATGTTAATATGGAAGTAGGTGGTTCAAGTGCTTGTGATGAACCATTGGATGATGATTGTGATGAACCATTGGATGATGATTGGGTGTATGATGTCGAACTTCTTCCTCATGACCCGAGATTGAGAAAAAACATAATGGATTATCCCCCAAATGAAAGAAATCCGGTTAGGAGagcttatattcttaaaaaacctTGCCAACCAAAAACAGATGTTTTCCCTCATAAACAAGTAGGTGGTTTACGCCGTTTTAGTGTCAATTGGTTCAAAAAATGGGATTGGCTTGAATATAGTGTTGAAAAAGATGCCGCATTTTGCTTTGCTTGTTATTTGTTCAAGAGGGATGTTGAAATTTACAATGGGGGTGATGCATTTGTTAATGGAGGGTTTAAATGGTGGAATAAACCGGATAGGTTTCGAAAGCATGTTGGTGGAATTAAAAGTGCTCATAATGTTGCTTATGAGAAATATGTGAATCTAAGAGATGCAAAAAAGACATCAATTGAAGTTGTGTTTGATAATGCGAGTCAAGCTCAAATGGATTCATATCATATTCGTTTGAATGCATTCTTAACTTGTTTGAGATTTCTTTTGGGCCAAGGTTTGGCATTCCGGGGACATGATGAAAGTGAGGAGTCAAATAGTAGGGGTAACTTTCTTgagcttttgaagtggttaggggAGAAGGTTGACGAAGTCAAACAACATACTTTCCAAAATGGACCCAAAAATTGTCAATTGACATCtcccaaaattcaaaaagacattATCAATTGTTGTGCAAAGGAGACTACCAAGCGCATAATAGAAGAGGTTGGAGATGGTTACTTTTCTATTTTGACCGATGAATCAAGTGATGTATCTCAAAAAGAACAACTAGCTCTTGTTTTGCGGTTTGTTAAAAGAGAAAGTGGATCGGCAGTGGAACGCTTTTTAGGCATTGTACATGTGGGTGACACTACTGCTTTATCTCTGAAAAATGCAATTTTGTCCTTGCTTATGGAATATTCATTGAGTCCATCCATGATAAGAGATCAAGGGTATGATGGGGCGAGTAACATGAGAGGTGAAATCTATGGCCTTAAGACTTTGATTATGAATGATACTCCAAGAGCTTACTACATTCATTGTTTTGCTCATCAACTACAACTAGCTCTAGTTGCGGTAGCTAAAAAGAATGATAGTTGTGGTTGGCTTTTTGAAGTACTTGCAAACTTGTTGAATGTGGTTGGAGCTTCTTGTAAGAGAAGAGACATGATTCGAAAAAAGCAAGCTCAAGTAGTGGCTCAAGCattggaagtgggggaaattgAAAGTGGATCGGGTTTAAATCAAAAACGTGGTTTGAGTAGGCCAGTAGATACACGTTGGAGATCTCATTGTACTTGA